A single Elusimicrobiaceae bacterium DNA region contains:
- a CDS encoding NYN domain-containing protein, giving the protein MNKQKSRKIFFVDGFNLYHAIERAALTDSEFINAKWLDLEKLCSFFVDTNIEELSGIKYFTTLSWKSTSLPKQQMYISALLAKSHCVEIVYGKFKKKTRNCPECNKSYTGHEEKLTDVNIAIYLLESALKNTFDEAVIISADSDLVPAILAIKRNFPGKKVSVLPPFCHTANDLKNNADGKYKMTRRHLLESQLPETQSNPRPPEWKYAK; this is encoded by the coding sequence ATGAATAAACAAAAATCACGGAAAATTTTCTTTGTAGATGGCTTTAATTTGTATCACGCTATTGAAAGAGCGGCGTTGACAGATTCTGAGTTTATTAATGCAAAATGGCTTGATTTAGAGAAGTTATGTTCTTTCTTTGTTGACACCAATATAGAAGAATTGTCCGGTATTAAGTATTTTACTACTTTATCTTGGAAGTCCACTTCTCTTCCTAAACAACAAATGTATATTTCGGCCTTGCTTGCGAAATCTCATTGTGTAGAAATCGTGTATGGTAAGTTCAAAAAAAAGACCCGAAATTGTCCGGAATGTAATAAATCCTATACTGGGCATGAAGAAAAATTAACCGATGTAAATATAGCCATTTACTTATTGGAAAGTGCCTTAAAGAATACTTTTGATGAGGCTGTAATTATTTCGGCTGATAGTGACTTGGTACCTGCTATTCTTGCAATTAAGCGTAATTTTCCCGGTAAAAAAGTATCCGTTCTTCCACCCTTTTGTCATACGGCTAACGATTTAAAAAATAATGCAGATGGTAAATATAAAATGACCAGACGGCACTTGTTGGAGTCTCAACTTCCGGAAACGCAGTCCAACCCAAGACCGCCAGAATGGAAATA